A region of Nocardioides sp. JS614 DNA encodes the following proteins:
- a CDS encoding RrF2 family transcriptional regulator codes for MRVSAKSDYALRALIEMASRADGRAVSAEELGRLQEIPHGFLQAILADLRRAGIVMSQRGQSGGWRMGRSAADVSVADVIRAVDGPLVSVYGLRPEAVSYNEAADVLQHVWIAARHSLRDVFEQVSIQQLADGRLPDAVTTRTADEDAWQPH; via the coding sequence ATGCGAGTCTCCGCGAAGTCCGACTACGCCCTGCGTGCGCTGATCGAGATGGCCTCGCGCGCGGATGGTCGGGCCGTGAGCGCGGAGGAGCTCGGCCGGCTCCAGGAGATCCCGCACGGCTTCCTCCAGGCGATCCTCGCCGACCTGCGCCGGGCCGGGATCGTGATGTCCCAGCGCGGCCAGTCGGGCGGCTGGCGGATGGGCCGGTCCGCGGCGGACGTCTCGGTCGCGGACGTGATCCGTGCGGTGGACGGCCCCCTGGTCTCGGTCTACGGGCTGCGCCCCGAGGCGGTCAGCTACAACGAGGCCGCGGACGTGCTCCAGCACGTGTGGATCGCCGCCCGCCACTCCCTGCGCGACGTCTTCGAGCAGGTCTCGATCCAGCAGCTCGCCGACGGCCGGCTCCCCGACGCGGTCACCACCCGCACGGCCGACGAGGACGCCTGGCAGCCCCACTAG
- a CDS encoding DUF2461 domain-containing protein, protein MTDAAFTGFPVAALDFYDDLEVDNTKAFWEKHKAVYAEAVKAPMTALCATLEPEFGAAKIFRPYRDVRFAKDKTPYKTHQGAFVRVGEATGWYVEVSPRGVRTGAGFYEASGPRLAAFRAAVAHDRFGPELEKVLRALERTGFEIGGDRLKTSPRGYDADHPRIELLRHRSLVAGHPLGFEPVIHTPELLDLVRADWQALRPLVEWVARHVRD, encoded by the coding sequence GTGACCGATGCCGCCTTCACCGGATTCCCCGTCGCCGCGCTCGACTTCTACGACGACCTCGAGGTCGACAACACCAAGGCGTTCTGGGAGAAGCACAAGGCGGTGTACGCCGAGGCGGTCAAGGCGCCGATGACCGCACTGTGCGCCACGCTCGAGCCCGAGTTCGGAGCGGCCAAGATCTTCCGGCCCTACCGCGACGTGCGGTTCGCCAAGGACAAGACGCCGTACAAGACCCACCAGGGCGCGTTCGTCCGGGTCGGCGAGGCGACCGGCTGGTACGTCGAGGTCTCGCCGCGCGGTGTGCGCACCGGCGCCGGCTTCTACGAGGCGAGCGGGCCGCGGCTCGCGGCGTTCCGCGCGGCGGTGGCGCACGACCGGTTCGGGCCCGAGCTCGAGAAGGTGCTGCGTGCCCTGGAGCGCACGGGCTTCGAGATCGGCGGCGACCGGCTCAAGACCAGCCCCCGCGGGTACGACGCCGACCATCCGCGGATCGAGCTGCTCCGGCATCGCTCGCTCGTCGCGGGGCACCCGCTCGGCTTCGAGCCGGTGATCCACACCCCCGAGCTGCTCGACCTGGTCCGCGCCGACTGGCAGGCGCTGCGCCCGCTCGTGGAGTGGGTCGCCCGGCACGTGCGCGACTGA
- a CDS encoding sulfite exporter TauE/SafE family protein: MRKLIVLAFVGLVAQLIDGSLGMAYGVTSSTLLLATGVAPAAASAAVHFSEIGTSLVSGFSHHRLGNVDWRTVSILALPGFVGAFAGATFLAGVDGDTAKPWVAAILLGLGGYVIWRFLVLGGRRPTFKARPSARFLAPMGLVGGALDAIGGGGWGPVGTTTLLSSGRLEPRKVIGSIDTSEFVVAVGGSLGFILALGSQGIEWSYAGALLAGGVVAAPIAAWLVKRLAARVLGVAAGGLIVLTNSKTIAEAVGASDVQVALLAGSIFVLWIAGITRAVRQERRAREVAAREEELVAV, from the coding sequence ATGCGCAAGCTCATCGTCCTGGCCTTCGTGGGCCTGGTCGCCCAGCTGATCGACGGCTCGCTGGGGATGGCGTACGGCGTCACGTCGTCCACGCTGTTGCTCGCCACCGGCGTCGCGCCCGCCGCGGCCTCGGCCGCGGTCCACTTCTCCGAGATCGGGACCTCGCTGGTGTCCGGCTTCTCCCACCACAGGCTCGGCAACGTCGACTGGCGCACCGTCTCGATCCTGGCGCTGCCCGGCTTCGTCGGCGCCTTCGCCGGCGCGACCTTCCTGGCCGGTGTCGACGGCGACACCGCGAAGCCGTGGGTGGCCGCGATCCTGCTCGGCCTGGGCGGCTACGTGATCTGGCGGTTCCTCGTGCTCGGTGGCCGGCGCCCGACGTTCAAGGCCCGGCCCTCGGCCCGCTTCCTGGCGCCGATGGGCCTGGTCGGCGGTGCGCTCGACGCGATCGGCGGGGGCGGCTGGGGCCCGGTCGGCACCACCACCCTGCTGTCGTCGGGCCGGCTCGAGCCGCGCAAGGTGATCGGCTCGATCGACACCTCCGAGTTCGTCGTCGCGGTCGGCGGCTCCCTCGGCTTCATCCTCGCCCTCGGCTCGCAGGGCATCGAGTGGTCCTACGCCGGCGCGCTGCTCGCCGGTGGCGTGGTCGCCGCCCCGATCGCCGCCTGGCTGGTCAAGCGGCTCGCCGCCCGGGTCCTGGGCGTCGCGGCCGGTGGCCTGATCGTGCTCACGAACTCCAAGACCATCGCCGAGGCCGTCGGCGCCTCGGACGTCCAGGTGGCGCTGCTCGCGGGCAGCATCTTCGTGCTCTGGATCGCCGGCATCACCCGCGCGGTCCGCCAGGAGCGGCGGGCCCGCGAGGTCGCGGCCCGCGAGGAGGAGCTGGTCGCGGTCTGA
- a CDS encoding response regulator transcription factor has product MIRLLLVEDDPEIRRTLSRGLGEHGATVVPVATAVEAIKAVSTERPDAVILDLGLPDLDGADVLALIRAGSDLPVVVATARDDEREIVRLLDAGADDYLIKPFSAAQVMARVRAVLRRSAPAVREDPRVVVGGLVVDPVSRTAALDGAELSLNRKEFDLLFALASRPGEVVTKRQLLAEVWQMPWGGADRTVDVHLSWLRRKLGETAAEPRYLISVRGVGVKLVDPGAA; this is encoded by the coding sequence ATGATCCGCCTCCTCCTGGTCGAGGACGACCCGGAGATCCGGCGCACGCTCTCCCGCGGGCTCGGGGAGCACGGCGCGACCGTCGTGCCGGTGGCGACCGCCGTGGAGGCGATCAAGGCGGTGAGCACCGAGCGACCCGACGCGGTGATCCTCGACCTCGGGCTGCCCGACCTCGACGGCGCCGACGTGCTGGCCCTGATCCGGGCCGGCAGCGACCTCCCGGTCGTGGTCGCCACCGCGCGCGACGACGAGCGGGAGATCGTCCGGCTCCTCGACGCCGGCGCCGACGACTACCTGATCAAGCCGTTCTCCGCCGCCCAGGTGATGGCGCGGGTGCGGGCGGTGCTGCGCCGCTCCGCCCCGGCCGTCCGCGAGGACCCGCGGGTGGTCGTCGGCGGCCTGGTGGTCGACCCGGTCTCGCGCACCGCCGCGTTGGACGGCGCCGAGCTGAGCCTGAACCGCAAGGAGTTCGACCTGCTCTTCGCCCTGGCCTCCCGCCCGGGCGAGGTGGTCACCAAGCGCCAGCTGCTCGCCGAGGTGTGGCAGATGCCGTGGGGCGGCGCGGACCGGACCGTCGACGTGCACCTGTCCTGGTTGCGCCGCAAGCTCGGCGAGACCGCGGCCGAGCCGCGCTACCTGATCAGCGTGCGCGGCGTGGGGGTCAAGCTCGTCGACCCGGGCGCCGCGTGA
- a CDS encoding HAMP domain-containing sensor histidine kinase: protein MSLRARILTLAVGATATVLVLFAIPLVLLLQRTATEESREGASDVARSVADYVSTGPADAALLGAYVDRLNAREESTPVTVLLPDGTALGADLPAAAGEHEERRPGPTVNGSDDGDSDDDGDNRLMPVSDAEVHEVGGGQLVSVHAGTSDGDAVVLAYASGADVRAKLLDRLLLLGAAAAGLLVLAAVAAEVVARRLVRQLASTATAADRLGEGDLTARAPDDGPSEVRRVAHALNRLAGRIDDLLAAERETVADLSHRLRTPLTAVRLDVEALPPSERTEELEAHLDQLERTLTAVIHAARRPEREGALPRADAAAVVDDRVDFWRPLAEDQGRTVATRIMPGPVLVRCAEDDLRAALDALLENCMAHTPDGTPIEVELAAAGGLVRLDVRDRGPGLPEDAVRRGRSDRGSTGLGLDIARSCAEASGGRLELDRRDGWTVVRLLLGRP, encoded by the coding sequence ATGAGCCTGCGGGCCCGGATCCTCACGCTGGCCGTCGGTGCCACCGCCACCGTGCTGGTCCTCTTCGCGATCCCGCTGGTGCTCCTGCTGCAGCGCACGGCGACGGAGGAGAGCCGGGAGGGCGCCTCCGACGTCGCCCGCAGCGTCGCCGACTACGTGAGCACCGGCCCGGCCGACGCCGCCCTGCTCGGCGCCTACGTCGACCGGCTCAACGCCCGCGAGGAGTCGACGCCGGTCACCGTCCTGCTCCCCGACGGCACCGCCCTCGGCGCCGACCTGCCGGCGGCCGCCGGCGAGCACGAGGAGCGCCGGCCAGGCCCCACGGTCAACGGCAGCGACGACGGGGACAGCGACGACGACGGCGACAACCGGCTGATGCCGGTCTCGGACGCCGAGGTCCACGAGGTCGGCGGCGGCCAGCTGGTCAGCGTCCACGCCGGGACCAGCGACGGCGACGCCGTCGTGCTGGCCTACGCCTCCGGGGCCGACGTACGCGCCAAGCTGCTGGACCGGCTGCTCCTGCTCGGGGCCGCCGCCGCCGGGCTGCTGGTGCTCGCCGCGGTGGCGGCCGAGGTGGTGGCCCGGCGCCTGGTGCGCCAGCTCGCCAGCACCGCCACGGCCGCCGACCGGCTCGGCGAGGGCGACCTCACCGCCCGCGCGCCCGACGACGGGCCCTCGGAGGTACGCCGGGTGGCGCACGCGCTCAACCGCCTGGCCGGTCGCATCGACGACCTGCTCGCCGCCGAGCGCGAGACCGTCGCAGACCTGTCCCACCGCCTGCGCACCCCGCTGACCGCCGTCCGGCTCGACGTCGAGGCGCTGCCGCCCTCGGAGCGCACCGAGGAGCTCGAGGCCCATCTCGACCAGCTCGAGCGGACCCTCACCGCCGTGATCCACGCGGCCCGCCGGCCCGAGCGCGAGGGCGCCCTCCCCCGTGCCGACGCCGCCGCCGTCGTCGACGACCGGGTGGACTTCTGGCGCCCGCTCGCGGAGGACCAGGGCCGCACCGTCGCGACCCGGATCATGCCCGGGCCGGTGCTGGTCCGCTGCGCCGAGGACGACCTGCGGGCCGCGCTCGACGCCCTCCTCGAGAACTGCATGGCGCACACCCCGGACGGCACCCCGATCGAGGTGGAGCTCGCCGCGGCGGGCGGCCTGGTCCGCCTCGACGTCCGCGACCGCGGGCCCGGGCTGCCCGAGGACGCCGTACGCCGGGGCCGCAGCGACCGCGGCTCCACCGGGCTCGGCCTGGACATCGCCCGCTCCTGCGCCGAGGCCAGCGGCGGGCGGCTCGAGCTGGACCGCCGAGACGGCTGGACGGTCGTCCGGCTGCTGCTCGGCCGCCCCTGA
- a CDS encoding C39 family peptidase encodes MSRRLLLILAGALVVLLAVTPFLPRGEHDEGAIAPSGEGKAGALRPATTAGWSRVTPPLQEEIDRVVAEGRALGRVSGKATPEQLAASAVRCADFEGQRYCLGTGWTEDTQDQVRARMATAARRAAARRAAARRAAARPAGAPEGTGDLDAAAALAQRARLSPSARAAADRAELTMAARSLAKVWLLRHQIEGVPLPSGFLEEHPEARAGVPAARTAATASPTGRASATASSSPTAAPTRASLKTMRDYPRRTAILNPKQVAAQNRTYWCGPTSMQMIAWGWRDRRQTQGHWARRLHTTSSGSSVYDMVRVVNQSTGWDREDHAGPYIVLDISHYDFRKWMLLMMRHLADYRAPVVLHPVLLKRFYPYLDDDASGHFQVGRGYAKRGAKPDLLGYFEPWNQQRFDPSEPYISRVQWRNAYKSYRANQAHFGHNVGV; translated from the coding sequence ATGTCCCGCCGTCTCCTCCTGATCCTCGCCGGCGCGCTGGTCGTGCTGCTCGCCGTGACCCCGTTCCTCCCCCGAGGAGAGCACGACGAGGGTGCGATCGCACCCTCGGGCGAGGGCAAGGCGGGCGCGCTGCGCCCGGCGACGACGGCCGGCTGGTCGCGGGTGACCCCGCCGCTGCAGGAGGAGATCGACCGGGTGGTGGCCGAAGGTCGGGCGCTCGGCCGGGTGTCCGGCAAGGCGACGCCCGAGCAGCTTGCCGCCTCGGCGGTGCGCTGCGCCGACTTCGAGGGCCAGCGCTACTGCCTCGGGACCGGTTGGACCGAGGACACCCAGGACCAGGTCCGGGCCCGGATGGCCACGGCCGCCCGCCGCGCGGCCGCCCGCCGCGCGGCCGCCCGCCGCGCGGCCGCCCGTCCGGCCGGGGCACCCGAAGGGACCGGCGACCTGGACGCCGCGGCGGCGCTCGCGCAGCGGGCCCGACTCAGCCCGTCGGCCCGCGCCGCCGCCGACCGCGCGGAGCTGACCATGGCCGCGCGGTCGCTCGCGAAGGTGTGGCTGCTGCGCCACCAGATCGAGGGCGTCCCGCTGCCCAGCGGCTTCCTGGAGGAGCACCCCGAGGCGCGCGCCGGCGTACCGGCCGCGCGGACCGCGGCCACGGCGAGCCCGACGGGCAGGGCGAGCGCAACGGCCTCGTCCTCGCCGACCGCCGCCCCGACCCGGGCGAGCCTCAAGACGATGCGCGACTACCCACGACGCACCGCGATCCTGAACCCGAAGCAGGTGGCGGCGCAGAACCGCACCTACTGGTGCGGCCCGACCTCGATGCAGATGATCGCGTGGGGCTGGCGCGACCGGCGGCAGACCCAGGGGCACTGGGCCCGGCGGCTGCACACCACCAGCAGCGGCAGCTCGGTCTACGACATGGTCCGGGTCGTCAACCAGAGCACGGGCTGGGACCGTGAGGACCATGCCGGGCCCTACATCGTGCTCGACATCAGCCACTACGACTTCCGCAAGTGGATGCTGCTGATGATGCGCCACCTCGCCGACTACCGGGCGCCGGTCGTGCTGCACCCGGTGCTGCTCAAGCGGTTCTACCCCTACCTCGACGACGACGCCTCCGGGCACTTCCAGGTCGGCCGCGGCTACGCCAAGCGCGGCGCCAAGCCCGACCTGCTCGGCTACTTCGAGCCCTGGAACCAGCAGCGCTTCGACCCCTCGGAGCCCTACATCTCCCGGGTGCAGTGGCGCAACGCGTACAAGAGCTACCGCGCCAACCAGGCGCACTTCGGGCACAACGTGGGGGTCTGA
- a CDS encoding nuclear transport factor 2 family protein codes for MITSDAITWNAPDDPHPARAASQRSYSAVAKGDLAEWLTVYAEDAVLEDPVGPSLFDPDGAGHRGHEGITAFWQAAIAPIERFEFEINDSFANPGSNTCANIGRITTSFPDGSHTTTDLIMVYVVDDDGRVASMKAYWEPERTMATFTKG; via the coding sequence ATGATCACCTCCGACGCCATCACCTGGAACGCCCCCGACGACCCGCACCCCGCTCGGGCGGCGTCCCAGCGCTCCTACTCCGCCGTGGCGAAGGGCGACCTGGCCGAGTGGTTGACGGTGTACGCCGAGGACGCCGTGCTGGAGGACCCCGTCGGGCCGTCGCTGTTCGACCCCGACGGCGCGGGGCACCGCGGGCACGAGGGGATCACCGCGTTCTGGCAGGCCGCGATCGCGCCGATCGAGCGGTTCGAGTTCGAGATCAACGACTCCTTCGCGAACCCCGGCAGCAACACCTGCGCCAACATCGGCCGGATCACCACGTCGTTCCCCGACGGCAGCCACACCACGACCGACCTGATCATGGTCTACGTCGTGGACGACGACGGCCGGGTCGCCTCGATGAAGGCCTACTGGGAGCCGGAGCGGACGATGGCGACCTTCACGAAGGGCTGA
- a CDS encoding DUF2231 domain-containing protein: protein MPSDILGLPLHPLIVHATAVLVPLAALVVIGAVVCPRFRAWAGPMPMGLSLVALILTPLSTASGENLEHDVAETALLEKHTEMGEQLLPFTIALFVLAVGFWWLDRRRTAAPGVDSAPAERAAAGGLRTLTTVVGVLALVAAVGTGVQVARIGHSGAEAAWSDAGSASG from the coding sequence ATGCCGTCCGACATCCTCGGCCTGCCCCTGCACCCGCTCATCGTCCACGCGACCGCCGTCCTGGTCCCGCTCGCGGCCCTGGTGGTGATCGGCGCCGTCGTCTGTCCGCGGTTCCGCGCCTGGGCCGGCCCGATGCCGATGGGCCTGAGCCTGGTGGCGCTGATCCTCACCCCGCTGTCGACGGCCAGCGGCGAGAACCTCGAGCACGACGTCGCGGAGACCGCGCTGCTCGAGAAGCACACCGAGATGGGCGAGCAGCTGCTGCCGTTCACGATCGCGCTGTTCGTGCTCGCGGTCGGCTTCTGGTGGCTCGACCGGCGGCGTACGGCGGCTCCCGGCGTCGACTCGGCCCCGGCGGAGCGCGCGGCCGCGGGCGGCCTGCGCACGCTGACCACCGTGGTCGGCGTCCTCGCCCTCGTGGCCGCGGTCGGCACCGGGGTCCAGGTCGCCCGGATCGGGCACAGCGGCGCCGAGGCGGCCTGGTCCGACGCGGGCTCCGCGAGCGGGTGA
- a CDS encoding FAD:protein FMN transferase has protein sequence MTGHTWRDWSCTVRVVVGGDDPVPDRVSDDAARIVRELMGEVEAAVSRFRSDSELERVNAAAPRLLPVGPLTQTLVEAALDAARRTDGAVDPTIGGQLVALGYDADLDVVRERPGPTGPTARAPRAGADWTRVVVDHDLGRVGVARGLRLDLGATAKAWTADEAARRVSARLRRPALVEIGGDVAVAGSAGSPWRVRVAEAPDRPGEVVGLTHGGLATSSSTVRRWRTGAGPAHHVVDPATGRPTDGPFRTATVWAPSAVEANTFSTAALVWGEAAAARLALAGVDARLVDRAGAVRLVGSWPTEGRAA, from the coding sequence ATGACCGGCCACACCTGGCGGGACTGGTCCTGCACGGTCCGCGTCGTGGTCGGCGGGGACGACCCGGTGCCGGACCGGGTGAGCGACGACGCCGCCCGGATCGTCCGCGAGCTGATGGGCGAGGTCGAGGCGGCGGTCAGCCGGTTCCGCAGCGACTCCGAGCTGGAGCGGGTCAACGCCGCCGCACCCCGGCTGCTGCCCGTCGGGCCGCTCACCCAGACCCTCGTCGAGGCCGCGCTCGACGCCGCCCGGCGTACCGACGGTGCCGTCGACCCGACGATCGGCGGCCAGCTGGTGGCGCTCGGCTACGACGCCGATCTCGACGTGGTCCGCGAGCGCCCGGGTCCGACCGGGCCGACCGCCCGGGCGCCCCGGGCTGGCGCGGACTGGACCCGGGTGGTCGTCGACCACGACCTCGGCCGGGTCGGCGTCGCCCGGGGGCTGCGCCTCGACCTGGGGGCGACGGCGAAGGCGTGGACGGCCGACGAGGCCGCCCGCCGGGTCTCCGCCCGGCTCCGCCGCCCCGCGCTCGTGGAGATCGGCGGGGACGTCGCTGTCGCCGGCTCGGCCGGGTCGCCGTGGCGGGTCCGGGTGGCGGAGGCGCCGGACCGCCCCGGCGAGGTCGTCGGCCTCACCCACGGCGGCCTGGCGACGTCCTCGAGCACGGTGCGCCGCTGGCGCACCGGTGCCGGTCCCGCCCACCACGTCGTCGACCCCGCGACCGGGCGCCCCACCGACGGGCCGTTCCGGACCGCCACGGTCTGGGCGCCGTCCGCCGTCGAGGCCAACACGTTCAGCACCGCCGCGCTGGTCTGGGGCGAGGCCGCGGCCGCCCGGCTCGCGCTCGCCGGCGTCGACGCCCGCCTGGTCGACCGGGCCGGCGCGGTCCGGCTGGTCGGCTCCTGGCCGACGGAGGGGAGGGCGGCATGA